The Blochmannia endosymbiont of Camponotus sp. genomic interval TCGTTGATATATGAATCGATCATGTAATCGATGTGTTCCGCCTTGCCAGAACTCTATGCTATTTATATTAATTTTATATCCGCCCCAAAATTCGGGGAATGGTACTTTTTTATGGAGATGTTTTTTTTTGAATTCTAAAAATTTGTTTTCTAGTAAATCTTTAGAGGAAATAACTTTAGATTGATTAGATATCCATGCGCTAATTTGATTGTGTTTTGGGCGTGTATAAAAATGTTTTAATACTTCTTTTTCTGGAAGTTTATTAGCACTCCCTGTTATTATTACCTGCCTATCTATAATATTCCAAAGAAAACATAAACTAACTTTTGGATTATTGGCTAAATGCATAGCCTTGCGACTACTAAGATTAGTATAGAATATCATTTCTTGATTAGTAAAATTCTTCAATAACACCACACGTTGATAGGGTTGACCAGTGTGATCTACTGTAGCTAAACACATTGCGGTAGGATCAGGTATTTTTGAAAAATACGCTTGATGTAGCCATACTGAAAATAACTGAATAGGCTGAGTAGTCAAATCTGCATGATGCAGTTGTCCAGATGTATATTCTCGTCTGATATTAGAAATGTTAGGTTTTTTTATTAGCATAAAATATGGTGTTATACTGGTTGTTGCAAAAGATAATAACACATTTTTGTTTATATTTAAATAAACAAGCAGTACTACAAAGTCTGTAATAGTAGTTCTATTAGTTTTAATTTCTTATAATAAAGTTTAATTTATTGATAAATATTCAGGTACATACTTATGTAAGTCAACAAAGAGTCATTGTTTATTTAATTGATGAATGATGATATAGTTCAGCGTATTTCACAATATATATATCGCATACATGCTTATATGATATCTTGAAAATAAGATATAAAAGTTTATTTAATGTTGTTAAAAGATATGTATGTTTTTAAGTATATGATATTTTTTAATTTTTATTATGTAAATTTATAATGTTTTTTTCTAATTTAGAGATAATTTTATTTAGAAAAATTGTTTCCTCATGACTAATTCCGCTAAAAATTTCGTTTTTAGTGGTAGAAATAACACGATTTACTTCATTAATAACAGGTTTAGCGTTATCAGTTAATTTAATTCGCTTAGCTCGTCGATCATTCACACAAGTATGTCTTATAATTAGTGATTTTTCTTCAAGTTGATCGAGTGTGCGTACTAAAGATGGTTGTTCTATTCCTATGGCTTTTGCTAATTGTATTTGAGACTGTTCCGGAGGTAATTGACAAATATTATGCAATGTAATCCAATGTGTTTGTGTAAGTTTTAAAGGTTTTAAACGATGATCAATTAAAGCACGCCATATTCTTACAAGGCGTGCTAAATCCGATCCTAATGGTGATTCCAATTTTCCTTTCCTTATAATTGAGTTTACTTTATTTTAGATATTTTGTTTGTTTTAGACAAGTGGATAATAATATATAAACGTGTGATTATAGCGATAATCGCATCCATAATATGATTTTTAATATAATTTAATAAAAATTATTGTATAACGATTGTTATCATAGTTTATCAATTAGATACGTTATTATGTATAATTTAATTCATTAAAGTATAACATACATTTATTATTGTATGTAAATTATTTTTAATACTTGTATTAAAAATAATTTATTGAATGGAATATACTTATATATAATAAGTAAAAATTATAATTGTAGTAAAATAATTATTTAAAAAAAATTGTTTGTTTAGTTATTTATGTTACAATATTAGTTTCAGAAGTTCGATTGCAAACAATTAAATTACTAAAAGAAATGTGTTTTTATAAATCAACTTGGTGTTGTTCGTTATTTTTTTTATGAGTTATGTAAATACTTAATAAGCATTTATTTTTATATAAATAAATTGTAGTTTGTTTGTTGCAGATTTTAATATCTTGTAGTGATTAAATAATGAGTATCAGCATACGTGACTATCTTAAAAAGAAATAAATATTTTAATTTAAGACATATTTATATAAGATTCTGTCTTAGATAAAAAAATACGTTGTTTTAATAAAATAGTTATTTTTTAATTTTGAATAAAATATTCAAACAAACATTTTTACACGATAAATATGAAAATGTAATTAGAATTTATGGTAGTATTAACTGTTTATGTAATGTAATATATCTCATAATAAAATGATTTGTAAAGATGATCACAATACTCTTCGAGCAAGATTTCGCGGATTTTATCCAGTTGTAGTTGATGTAGAGACTGCAGGTCTTAATGCTAATACTAATGCTTTATTGGAAATTGCTGTTGTTACACTTAAAATGGACGAATACGGTTGGCTATATGTGGATGGTTCTCTTAATTTTCATATTAAATCATTTCCTGGAGCTATTATTCAGCCAGAATCATTGGCGTTTAATGGAATTGATTTAAATAGTCCTTTAAGAGCTGCAGTGACAGAGCAAGAAGCGTTGCATGAAATTTTTGAAATGGTGCGCCAGGGTATTGAAACTCAAGAGTGTAGTCGTGCTATTATCGTGGCGCATAATGCTTTTTTTGATCATAGTTTTTTAATGGCAGCAATAGAACGCGTAAGTTTTATGGAAAACAATCCATTTCATCCTTTTGTTATGTTCGATACAGCTACTTTGAGTGGATTAGTATTCGGTCAAACTGTATTAGCTAAGGCGTGTGAACGCGCGGGTGTTTGTTTTGATAAAAACAAAGCACATTCTGCATTATATGACACTGAACGAACCGCGATGTTATTTTGTGAATTGGTAAATAAATGGAAGAGACTTGGTGGTTGGCCATTAACTCCTTGTTGTATTGAGTCTTAATGTCATTATAAAATAACTCGGTATTTGCTTACGCTCTTCTTTCGCTATAAAGAAGAGTTATAAATTTAAATATAAAATATATTTTTTATTATGTTTATATAGATTTTATGTATTTGTATAATTTAAATTATGTTTTAGTTTAACCTGATCAATGAGAGTTTTTAGTTTACCGCTGTGACTCATGTTGATTATGATGTCAGCCCCACCTATTAATTTTCCCTCTACCCATAATTGAGGAAAAGTGGGCCAATTAGCAAATATTGGAAGAGCGCTTCTAACATCTACATGAATCAATACGTCAACGTAAAAAAATGATTGAGTATAAGTAGATAAGATTTGCGCGGCTTTTGATGAAAAGCCACATTTAGGAACACTAGGTGTACCTTTCATGTATAAAACGATAGGATTTTCTTTGATTTGATTTTTAATTTTTTCTATTGCATTGTTCATGTTTTATTTGTGTTAAAAGTTTACATTATACTTAATGGGGGTTCAATTATGTGAATCTTATTTCTTTCAATGTAGATGAAGTATTTAATGATTTAACATAAATCCTGATTAATTTATCATATATTAATTTGTGTTCATAAAACCTCGTATGTTGATAAACATTAGTTATTTTTTTTGAAAATTAATAATGGACAACGTCCTTTCAAAGCTGTTTATAACAGATTTTATGATAATGTCAACTTCAATATTTACTATGTTACCTATTTTTTTTCCGCCAAGCGTTGTTTGTATTGCAGTGTATGGAGTTAAACAAATACGTATATAATTATTGAATATTTTACTTACTGTAAGACTTACTCCGTCTACACCAATTGATCCTTGTTGTAAGACATATTTTTTAAGGTATTTTTTTTTTATACTAAACCATATTATTTTGTTATCTTTTGAAGTAATTATTTTTATAATTTTCCCAGTGCAATCAATATGTCCGCTCATTAAATGCCCACCAATTTCAGAATGATAACCAATCGATCTTTCTATATTTATTAAATCTCCTGATTTTAATATACTCATATTAGTTAATTTTAATGTTTCATGTATTACATTAAAACTAACTAAATTATGTTTCATGGCAATAACAGTTAAACAGCATCCATTATTTGATATAGAGCAGCCAATTTTTAAATTTGAGAGCAGATACGTGGGCAATATAACTGTATATGTTTTAGAATTGGTTGCTTCATAAATTGTATGAACTGGAACAACAGCTTGTATAATACCTGAAAACATATTTTTCAAATACTATTTAATATTATTTTAAATTATATATAATGTTATTATAGCATATGTCTCTTTTTTGTTAAATATCACTTTGAAATGATTTTTAAATCGATGAGATCGAAAACACACTTTTGTAACATAAGATATTCTTAAAACATTTGACGTATGATAGAATTACATGTATTTTACCATGTATAAGTGTGGTTTTTAGTAAATCATTCTGGTTAGGTTGTAGGACGGTAAGAAATGGATAATGCCAATTAATAATAATACAGTCTATTTGAGGGGATGGATTATTAAAATTATATTGTTGTGCGTTCTTAGCTCAGGCGGTTAGAGCGCTACCTTGACATGGTAGAGGTCGATGGTTCAAGTCCATTAGAACGCATTAGTTATCGATAAACGTATCAGATTAAAATGATAGTAAGATGTTGTTTATATGTAGGAAAGGAATTAATTAAAAAGATTATCACTTAATCCTTATATTGATTTAAATTGATTCTATTGTTTTATGATCAGATGATCAATGTAACGTAATTAATATGATACAATAGTGGAGTGTTTGTTAAAAACTAATAAATAATTATCTACTAGTTGTGTTTTTTATATAAGTGAAATTACTAAAGTATGTTTAATATAGGAGAGTATTAAAGATGAATCGTAATAGATTAATATGTTCTGTCGTTATTTTAAGTTCTTTTGTGTTGGTTAATTGTGCGAGCACAACTAAAATACAAGAATTGTCTTCTGAAGTACATGATTTAAACGAGAGAATTGATCAAATAAGTAATGACATTGATGTTTTGCGCCCTGAAATAGAGAAAACGAAAAATGAAGCAGCACGAGCTAATCAACGTATTGACAATCAAATTACTTCTTATCATAAGTAATGGGAAAAAATGTGGAGAAAAGTATATATGTGTAAGAATCCTTTAAAAGTAAATAATAATGCAGCATCCATTTATTAGTTAGATTATATTATAAATAATATTTAAAATGAGAGATGGGTTATAGTTTACAGAGAGGATTCGGCTTGGGATCGTATAGAGTCTAGTATCAAGTGTATTCCCTGAGATCGGGACATACTTAAGTTTTGTTTTAATTGTAATTGATTTATTAGAAAGGGTTTAACATCAAAGTTGGCGGTTTCTTGTAAACTTAATCCTTGATATAAGCTGAATATTATCGTGATGATTCCTTTAACGATAGAAGAATCGCTATATCCATATAATTTGATCGACTTTTCATGAGGTACTGTAGAAGTAATCAAAGCAATCCATGTTTGGCTTTGGCACCCAGAGATTAAATATTTTTGTGTACGCATATTTTCTGGGAATGCAGGTAATAACTTTCCAAGATCAATTATATATATATATTTTTCTTCCCAATTAATACAACTTAAGAAATTTTTTAATAATTGGTTTTTTGTTGGAAACTTTGTCATCGTTATTAGAATAATTGTTCATTGGTTCAGTAAATATTGCACTTTAATTAGTCCATGTACTAGACGATCAATATCTTCTTTGTTTGTGTACATGGCTAATGATGCGCGACACATACCTGGTACTTTAAAATAATTCATAATAGGTATTGCGCAATGATGTCCTGTGCGTATGGCAATGCCATATTGATTTAATAACATCCCAATATCATATGAGTGATGCGTTCCTAAATTAAAAGCAATAATACCAACTCGTGTACTTGGTCCGTATAGCATTAAATTTGGAATTTTTTTTAATGTGTCTACAGCGTAACACATTAATTGATCTTCGTAATTATAAATTTTGTCAACACCTATTGTATTGATGTATTTAATAGCATTGCCTAATCCTATGATACCACTAATATTAGGAGATCCTGATTCAAATTTCCAAGGAGAATCTATAAATGTTGTATCTTGAATTAAACTTACATTTCGCACTATTCCGCCTCCTACTATCCATGGGGGCATTTTTTGAAGTAATTCTTTTTTTCCATACATAATGCCAATACCAGAAGGCCCGTATATTTTATGCCCAGAAAATACATAAAAATCACAATCTAATTTTTGTACATCTACTGATTGATGTACGATGCCTTGTGCGCCATCTATTAAGATTAGAGTGTCACTTTTTTTTCGTGCTATACTAATTATTTCTGTTAATGGATTAATTGTTCCTAAAACATTAGAAATATGTGATATCGATAAGAGTCGAGTACGATTATTTATAATTTTGGATAATCTGGATATATCTAATGTACCGTTAGGAGTTAATGGTATATAATGTAATATAATTTTTTTATGTTTTGATAATATTTGCCATGGAACGATATTGGCATGGTGTTCCATTTCGCTAATAACAATATTATCTCCATAATTTATAAAATTGTGTCCCCAACTGTTGGCAATTAAGTTAATAGCTTCAGTAGTACTTTTGACAAAAACAATTTCTTCTTTAGATGCATTAATAAAATTAGCTATATATAAGCGTACTGTTTCCATTTGATTAGTTGATTCAATACTCAACGTGTGAATACCTCGATGCACGGCAGCATACTCATTACGATAGTAATGAGTTTGTGAGTCTATGACAATATTAGGTTTTTGAGAAGATGCGGCGCTATCCAGATAAGTAAGAGGGTATTGATTTACCATTCGGTTCAGTATAGGAAAATCTGATCTAATTTTTTCTATAGGATAAGTTATCATATTATGATCCTTGTTAAAGCTTTATTGATTTTCGTCAATACAATATTCTGTAACATAGTATTTTCAAGTGATCCTATAATTTCAATAGCAAAAGCATAAATAAGCATTCTTAAAGCATCTTTTTTTGGAATACCGCGTGTGCTTAGATAAAATAGCTGATCGGTATCAATGTGCCCTATTGTTGCTCCATGGCTGCATTTTACATCGTCTGAGTAAATTTCAAGTTTAGGTATACTATTAATAGTTGCATCTTGGTTTAACAATAAATTATTGTTTATCATTATTCCATCAGTTTTTATAGAATCTGGATTTACTTTTATTAGCCCATTAAATACACCAGTACTGTAATTACATGCTATTATTTTATGTAATTGCCTGCTTGATGCGTATTCTTGATTGTTGTGTTCTAAATAAGTGCATATGTTTCCAATATCTTGTTCTGATAGAAAAAGTAAACTATTTAATGATAAAGATGATCCTGCGTGATTGATTTGAGCGCTGGTTTGATGAGATGTAAATTTAGGACCAAGAATAACAAAGATACTACTGTTTACATTTGAAAATTGTCCTATATTAATATCATTATGTGCTATATGATAACTTGCATTATTCTCACATATTAATTTGACGTGATCTAATTTAGATCGTTTTCCTGTTGTCATAGACATACGGGCGCCACTGAAATGACCGTTTTTATTTATACTAATAAAATGTTCTATGACGCATGTGTTAGAATCGTGCCCAATTTGAAGATGGTGATGATAATGAGATGTAACTAATTTATTTTTTATGTTAGATCCTTCATTAATATATAGTAAATATAATGGTTTTTTTGTTATTTTTTTTGTAGGTAAATTTATCTGTATTGTTGCATCACTTAAGTATTCAGTTAGATATAAAAATATTTCTGGTTGAATGGGATCAGTCATATTATGCCGATTGGGATTACGATTGATTTTGAGGATCCATGGATCAATATTTTTATCACTTAATTCAGGTGAAAATAGACCGTTGATAAATGTTAAGCGATAAGCATCTATTGGAAAACTTAATTTTTCATATTGCGGTGTATTTAATTCAAAATTTTTAGAAAATTCAAAATTATATGTTAAAAATTCTTCAAATGCAGTATGTTTCCAATTGTCCTTTTTAATATTCGGTAATCCAAGTATTTTAATACGTTCCCAATATTTATGTGACAAATTTGAATTAATATTATTTTTTTGTTTAAATAATTCGTACCATTCGTTTAATACTCGATTTTTATTATCCAGACAACCAACCATAGCCTTTTTCCTCAAGCTTTTTGACTAAAGAGATATCACCAGATTTTACAATATGACCTTTATGTAGAATATGAACATAATCCGGTTTAATATATTCTAAAATTCTTTGATAATGCGTAATAATGACAAATGAACGTATTTTATCGCTTAATATATTAAGGCTATTATAAACAATTTTTATTGCATCAATATCTAAACCAGAATCTGTTTCATCAAGAATACATAGTAATGGTTCTAACATCATCATTTGAAGAATATCATTACGTTTTTTTTCTCCTCCAGAAAATCCAACGTTTACTGATCGAGTCAAAAGGTCATTAGGCATTTTTAATAATGTCATATTTTTTTGAACGAGTTGGGTAAAATCAAACCGATCCATAAGAGGTTGGTGTCTATATTTACGTACAGCATTAACGGCGTGGTGTAAAAATGATTGATTGCTGATTCCTGGAATATCTACTGGATGCTGAAATGCTACAAAAATTCCTTCTCCTGCACGTTCTTCTGGCTTCAAGAGTAATAAATTTTTATTTTTAAATAATATTTCTCCATTAGTAACAACATAATCTTTTTGACCAGATAATGTGGCAGATAATGTACTTTTTCCTGATCCATTAGGTCCCATGATGATGTGTATTTCCCCGGGATTAATTTCTAAATTTAATTTTTTTAGAATAGATATACTTTTTACGTTGACATTCAAATTTTTTATTAATAGCATCACGACTTCTCCTGTTTTGAATGACTATGATTAAGGCAAGTGCTTGCATTATAAATTTTATCCAACGCTGTGTTCTAAAGTAATTTCTAGTAATTTTTGTGCTTCTACAGAAAATTCTAAAGGTAATTTAGAAAATATATCCTTGCAAAATCCATTTACAATCATAGAAATAGCATCATCTTCATTAATTCCGCGTTGCCGGCAATAAAACAGTTGATTATCGCTGATACGTGAAGTTGTAGCTTCATGTTCTAACTGTGAATGATTGTTATGTGATTCAATGATAGGAAAGGTATGAGAACTACATTTTTTACCTATCAACATAGAATCACACTGTGTAAAATTGCGTGAATTTGAAGCAGT includes:
- the pdxH gene encoding pyridoxamine 5'-phosphate oxidase, which encodes MLIKKPNISNIRREYTSGQLHHADLTTQPIQLFSVWLHQAYFSKIPDPTAMCLATVDHTGQPYQRVVLLKNFTNQEMIFYTNLSSRKAMHLANNPKVSLCFLWNIIDRQVIITGSANKLPEKEVLKHFYTRPKHNQISAWISNQSKVISSKDLLENKFLEFKKKHLHKKVPFPEFWGGYKININSIEFWQGGTHRLHDRFIYQRYKHTWRIYRLSP
- the slyA gene encoding transcriptional regulator SlyA; translated protein: MESPLGSDLARLVRIWRALIDHRLKPLKLTQTHWITLHNICQLPPEQSQIQLAKAIGIEQPSLVRTLDQLEEKSLIIRHTCVNDRRAKRIKLTDNAKPVINEVNRVISTTKNEIFSGISHEETIFLNKIISKLEKNIINLHNKN
- the rnt gene encoding ribonuclease T; the protein is MICKDDHNTLRARFRGFYPVVVDVETAGLNANTNALLEIAVVTLKMDEYGWLYVDGSLNFHIKSFPGAIIQPESLAFNGIDLNSPLRAAVTEQEALHEIFEMVRQGIETQECSRAIIVAHNAFFDHSFLMAAIERVSFMENNPFHPFVMFDTATLSGLVFGQTVLAKACERAGVCFDKNKAHSALYDTERTAMLFCELVNKWKRLGGWPLTPCCIES
- the grxD gene encoding Grx4 family monothiol glutaredoxin, giving the protein MNNAIEKIKNQIKENPIVLYMKGTPSVPKCGFSSKAAQILSTYTQSFFYVDVLIHVDVRSALPIFANWPTFPQLWVEGKLIGGADIIINMSHSGKLKTLIDQVKLKHNLNYTNT
- a CDS encoding riboflavin synthase subunit alpha, which encodes MFSGIIQAVVPVHTIYEATNSKTYTVILPTYLLSNLKIGCSISNNGCCLTVIAMKHNLVSFNVIHETLKLTNMSILKSGDLINIERSIGYHSEIGGHLMSGHIDCTGKIIKIITSKDNKIIWFSIKKKYLKKYVLQQGSIGVDGVSLTVSKIFNNYIRICLTPYTAIQTTLGGKKIGNIVNIEVDIIIKSVINSFERTLSIINFQKK
- a CDS encoding LPP leucine zipper domain-containing protein, with amino-acid sequence MNRNRLICSVVILSSFVLVNCASTTKIQELSSEVHDLNERIDQISNDIDVLRPEIEKTKNEAARANQRIDNQITSYHK
- the sufE gene encoding cysteine desulfuration protein SufE, with the translated sequence MTKFPTKNQLLKNFLSCINWEEKYIYIIDLGKLLPAFPENMRTQKYLISGCQSQTWIALITSTVPHEKSIKLYGYSDSSIVKGIITIIFSLYQGLSLQETANFDVKPFLINQLQLKQNLSMSRSQGIHLILDSIRSQAESSL
- a CDS encoding SufS family cysteine desulfurase; amino-acid sequence: MITYPIEKIRSDFPILNRMVNQYPLTYLDSAASSQKPNIVIDSQTHYYRNEYAAVHRGIHTLSIESTNQMETVRLYIANFINASKEEIVFVKSTTEAINLIANSWGHNFINYGDNIVISEMEHHANIVPWQILSKHKKIILHYIPLTPNGTLDISRLSKIINNRTRLLSISHISNVLGTINPLTEIISIARKKSDTLILIDGAQGIVHQSVDVQKLDCDFYVFSGHKIYGPSGIGIMYGKKELLQKMPPWIVGGGIVRNVSLIQDTTFIDSPWKFESGSPNISGIIGLGNAIKYINTIGVDKIYNYEDQLMCYAVDTLKKIPNLMLYGPSTRVGIIAFNLGTHHSYDIGMLLNQYGIAIRTGHHCAIPIMNYFKVPGMCRASLAMYTNKEDIDRLVHGLIKVQYLLNQ
- the sufD gene encoding Fe-S cluster assembly protein SufD, yielding MVGCLDNKNRVLNEWYELFKQKNNINSNLSHKYWERIKILGLPNIKKDNWKHTAFEEFLTYNFEFSKNFELNTPQYEKLSFPIDAYRLTFINGLFSPELSDKNIDPWILKINRNPNRHNMTDPIQPEIFLYLTEYLSDATIQINLPTKKITKKPLYLLYINEGSNIKNKLVTSHYHHHLQIGHDSNTCVIEHFISINKNGHFSGARMSMTTGKRSKLDHVKLICENNASYHIAHNDINIGQFSNVNSSIFVILGPKFTSHQTSAQINHAGSSLSLNSLLFLSEQDIGNICTYLEHNNQEYASSRQLHKIIACNYSTGVFNGLIKVNPDSIKTDGIMINNNLLLNQDATINSIPKLEIYSDDVKCSHGATIGHIDTDQLFYLSTRGIPKKDALRMLIYAFAIEIIGSLENTMLQNIVLTKINKALTRIII
- the sufC gene encoding Fe-S cluster assembly ATPase SufC, whose product is MLLIKNLNVNVKSISILKKLNLEINPGEIHIIMGPNGSGKSTLSATLSGQKDYVVTNGEILFKNKNLLLLKPEERAGEGIFVAFQHPVDIPGISNQSFLHHAVNAVRKYRHQPLMDRFDFTQLVQKNMTLLKMPNDLLTRSVNVGFSGGEKKRNDILQMMMLEPLLCILDETDSGLDIDAIKIVYNSLNILSDKIRSFVIITHYQRILEYIKPDYVHILHKGHIVKSGDISLVKKLEEKGYGWLSG